The Chitinophaga sp. Cy-1792 genome contains the following window.
TTTCAGATGCCATAGATGTCATACTGGTGTCGACGTAAAGCCGGATGTTGGTTACATTGGTAGCCGAAACAAGACTGCCGGTATAATATTGTTCTGTCTTGACTCCACCCGGAACTTCCATGTTTTTCGGGAAGATGATATCTCCTTCCACGATATATTCATTTCCGTTATCAACAATGGTGTGGGCAGGAAATCCGAGTCCGATGATATAACCATGGACTTTAGCTGCCTGTGTGCTTTCGATGGTTGCTGTGCCCGGGGTGTCGGCAGACTTTTTACATGCAGCAAATAATACGGCTAACAGTACAGCGATGGTACATAACATGTTCTTTTTCATGTTTCAATTTTGGTTTAGATGAAGAATGGTATGAGTGTAAAAAAAATGACACTTGCGCTACAGCACTAAATTGCATACAGATACCAGCTGATAACATGTTGTTATCATACGACAGACAGTAATAAATGGAAAATCAATCTATAGGATTTTCGACAGACTCATTTTGTGCTCAGAAAGTGCTGTTAGATGTTGATTATAGGTTAAACTATTGACAGATTTTGGTTATGACAATAATACAAATATTTATCATGTAGAAAAATAATTTTTGTGTTGTCACTGCAGTTTAATTACATACGATATGTGCGGTAGCTGATCTGTATTAGGTTGCCGGAGATAATAGCTGCAAGATAAAAGAGGATATAAAGAAGACGCCGGCTCTGATAAGCAGAGACCGGCGTCTTTTTTCATTTCAATGGCTGATTATAAAATAGCTTTCTGTATTTTCTGGACATCCACATTTCGTATATACGTGGGTATATTCAGGTATTGGCTGTGAAACCCGAAGCCACCCTGTTCCATTTCCCTGATGGCCGCCTCTTTGCTCCAGCCCTGGATTACAATACGGTACATGGCAGTTATTACACCGGTACGATCGCTTCCATGCTGGCAGTGGATCAGTACTGGTTTTGGCGATGTCTGCAAAATTTTCAATGCTGCAATGACTGCGTTATCATCAAACTGTTTTGCTTCCATTTCTACGAGGTAGAG
Protein-coding sequences here:
- a CDS encoding dual specificity protein phosphatase family protein, with protein sequence MKKVLLMAALLLSLQQAIAQRAGTWATKQAIGNVGNLYKVSDSVYRAAQPDSSGFAALKAYGIASILNLRSHHSDAKASGHTGLQLYLVEMEAKQFDDNAVIAALKILQTSPKPVLIHCQHGSDRTGVITAMYRIVIQGWSKEAAIREMEQGGFGFHSQYLNIPTYIRNVDVQKIQKAIL